AGACGAGTGTGTCCACGGCGCGGAAGACGTTGAGCACGGAGCGCGCGCCATAGAAGAGCCACGGGGGCGCCACGTTCCGGGCTGCCGCGAAGCCCAGCGGCAGCGCCAGGAGCGCCGACACGCCCGTTCCCACCACGGCGATCTGCAGCGTCTGGATGGCCCCCGTGAGGGCGTTGCCCATCACGGAAAAGTCCGGAGGCACCATCCGGCCGAGGAAGTCGCGCATGAACGGGACGCCTTCCACCACGCGGTACAAGGACAGCTCCGTCGCCGAGGCCGACCATAGAAACAGGCCGACGATGGCGGCCCACCCGGCCCAGCGCCCCCCGCGCGTCAGGGCCCGACCCCGGAGAAGATCAGCGCGGCGGCAGCGGCGGTGAGCCGTTCCGGCGGGCCGTCGTACACCACGCGGCCGTCGCGCAGCCCGATCACCCTGCGTCCGTAGGTCCGCGCCAGCTCCAGGACGTGGAGGGAGGTCACCACCGTGATGCCGTCTTCGCGGTTGATGGACTCCAGGAGCTCCATCACCGTGCTCGCGAGCGCAGGATCAAGGCTCGCCATGGGCTCGTCGGCCAGCAGCACACGCGGCTCCTGAAGAAGGGCGCGGGCGATGGCCACGCGCTGCTGCTGACCGCCCGAGAGCGTGTCCACGCGGCGCTCCCACAGCCCACCGAGGCCCACTCGCGCCAGGGTGCCCCGCGCCTTGGCGATGTCGGCCGCGGGAAACCACCCGGCGAGCGAGCGGGCGTGAGGCACATGGGTCAG
Above is a window of Candidatus Rokuibacteriota bacterium DNA encoding:
- the phnC gene encoding phosphonate ABC transporter ATP-binding protein; the protein is MIRVRGLRKEYPGGTLALDRVDLEIAAGEFVALIGPSGAGKSSLLRCVNGLVEPTAGSVEVDGQRVTGATGESLRRIRARIGFVFQQFHLLKRLSVLENALIGRLTHVPHARSLAGWFPAADIAKARGTLARVGLGGLWERRVDTLSGGQQQRVAIARALLQEPRVLLADEPMASLDPALASTVMELLESINREDGITVVTSLHVLELARTYGRRVIGLRDGRVVYDGPPERLTAAAAALIFSGVGP